The following are from one region of the Pocillopora verrucosa isolate sample1 chromosome 3, ASM3666991v2, whole genome shotgun sequence genome:
- the LOC131777314 gene encoding WD repeat-containing protein 76 isoform X1, which produces MPKKHRDSSPGLSPKSKRLKENAHGSGELSEYEKKRLENIRQNSEFFDGLQLTEVKNEFNQAVSRPTPSKVKERGLTRPKKTTQAVPALPTRQSLRIRKKDPSGELLPEPSSSEIYQTVDEHRTFRYFRQPALKAVGLKNINSLIASQTVYDSPRKIGPLEMEPCNNVEQTHSQEFIDELTVLANILEKSKENADDDAAIDPDVVSYKKAMQSLEITEGHVAKLVPHRIFSMAFHPAKYKTLVLAGDKWGNLGIWDVDSSKGDDGVYLFEPHSRPINCISFEPGNYGKLYSCSYDGTLRCGDFRAATFQEVYSFDDDDYSRFMYFAFGSPSSSTILAATDSGYVMVVDTRTNSKTIAEQSYGLHDKVIKCIDVHPLNRNLFLTSSTDGSVAFWDIRNIKNMKSKLSSLQRTRVTSSAYFSPLTGSQVLVTSMDDYVTINDVDASGIVSTAAKCCFRHDNQVGRWLTSFRATWDPKFEKYAVVGSMRRPRQIDIFSSELKSNALMHLTHENLNSVNSLNVLHPSVNMLAGGNSSGKVYLWT; this is translated from the exons GTGAAGAATGAATTTAACCAGGCTGTATCAAGGCCTACTCCatcaaaagtgaaagaaagagGGCTGACAAG GCCCAAAAAGACTACACAAGCTGTGCCTGCACTTCCCACACGTCAGTCACTTCGTATTCGCAAGAAAGACCCCAGTGGTGAATTGCTTCCTGAGCCATCAAGTTCTGAGATCTACCAAACTGTTGATGAACAT AGAACTTTTCGATATTTTCGTCAACCTGCACTTAAAGCTGTTGGATTAAAGAATATTAACTCATTGATAGCATCACAAACTGTCTATGATTCT CCACGTAAGATTGGACCTTTGGAAATGGAGCCTTGTAATAATGTTGAGCAGACACATTCACAGGAATTTATTGATGAACTGACTGTCTTGGCAAACATA CTGGAAAAGTCAAAGGAAAATGCGGATGATGATGCTGCTATAGACCCAGATGTTGTGAG CTACAAAAAGGCCATGCAATCTTTAGAAATCACAGAAGGACATGTCGCTAAACTTGTTCCACACAGAATCTTTTCGATGGCTTTCCATCCTGCCAAATACAAAACACTTGTGCTGGCAGGGGACAAGTGGGGGAACCTTGGCATATGGGATGTG GACTCTTCAAAGGGGGACGATGGTGTGTACCTGTTTGAACCACATTCTCGTCCTATCAACTGCATATCATTTGAGCCAGGAAATTATGGAAAACTTTATTCATGTAGCTACGATGGAACACTGAGGTGCGGCGATTTCAGGGCGGCTACTTTTCAGGAG GTTTACTCTTTTGATGATGACGACTATTCCAGGTTCATGTACTTTGCGTTTGGCTCGCCCAGCAGCAGTACAATCTTAGCGGCGACTGACTCTGGTTATGTCATGGTAGTTGACACAAGAACAAACAG CAAAACCATAGCAGAGCAAAGTTATGGCCTTCATGACAAAGTTATCAAGTGCATTGATGTCCATCCGTTAAACCGTAATCTTTTCCTCACATCTTCCACCGACGG GTCAGTAGCATTCTGGGACATACGGaacattaaaaacatgaaatcaaAGTTGAGCAGTTTACAGCGAACCCGTGTCACTTCCTCAGcttatttttctcctttgacTGGCAGTCAGGTGTTGGTGACGTCAATGGATGATTACGTTAC tatCAATGACGTTGACGCTTCTGGTATAGTCTCCACTGCAGCCAAGTGTTGTTTCAG acaTGACAATCAAGTTGGACGCTGGCTCACTAGTTTTCGTGCCACTTGGGAtcctaaatttgaaaaatatgcGGTTGTTGGGAGCATGAGAAGACCACGACAG attgatattttttcctccGAGCTAAAAAGTAACGCATTGATGCATTTAACCCATGAGAACCTCAACTCTGTGAATTCCTTAAATGTCCTTCATCCCTCGGTTAACATGCTGGCTGGTGGAAACTCAAGTGGAAAGGTCTACCTATGGACTTAA
- the LOC131777313 gene encoding DNA-directed RNA polymerase III subunit RPC2 — protein MIVMEFETLGNKTGNLEDVSRPVKTVEDKWKLLPAFLKVKGLVKQHIDSFNYFINVDIKKIVKANEKITTDADPVWYLKYLNIYVGSPDVEESFNITKPISPHECRLRDMTYSAPITVDIEYTRGSQRVVRHNLPVGRMPIMLRSSNCVLTGKSPAELASLNECPIDPGGYFIANGTEKVILIQEQLSKNRIIVEVDKKGNIGCSVTSSTAERKSRTSIVTKQNKFCLKHNAMSEDVPVVVIFKAMGMECEQEIVQMVGCEEEVISTFAPSLEECHKLNIYTQLQALQYVGSKVRQRATWGKSRTKVEEARELLAGVMLAHVPVIKYDFKAKCVFLALMVRRVILACSDEAHVDDRDYYGNKRLELAGQLLSLLFEDLFKRFNAELKKIADQTIPKPRAAQFDIVKHMRQDQITHGLVHAITSGNWIIKRFNMNRAGVTQVLSRLSFISALGMMTRISSQFEKTRKVSGPRSLQPSQWGMLCPSDTPEGEACGLVKNLALMTHITTDQNEEPIIRLAYNLGVENLNMLSGEEISHPSVYLVFLNGNILGVVKNYKRLVETFRLMRRAGYISEFVSICPNHQHRFVNIASDGGRVCRPYIIVKNGKPKVTDQHIQELVQGFRSFEDFLHDGLVEYLDVNEENDCAISLYEKEITKETTHLEIEPFTLLGVCAGLIPYPHHNQSPRNTYQCAMGKQAMGSIGYNQRNRIDTLLYFLCYPQVPLVRTKTIDLIQFDKLPAGQNATVAVMSYSGYDIEDALILNKASVDRGFGRCLVYRKQTCLLKRYANQTFDRVMGPSRDAATGEVIWRHRALDADGICAPGERVENKQVLINKSMPVVTASGLQPVTPGQPPPQPEYRDVPVSYKGPKDIYIERVLVTSNAEEAFLIKILQRQTRRPEIGDKFSSRHGQKGVCGLIVNQEDMPFTDLGICPDIIMNPHGFPSRMTVGKLIELMAGKAGVLEGHFGYGTAFGGDKVEDVCGALVDHGFNYSGKEFVTSGITGEPLTAYIFFGPVYYQKLKHMVLDKMHARAKGPRAVLTRQPTEGRSRDGGLRLGEMERDCLIAYGASMLLLERLMISSDAFEVDVCSECGLMGYSGWCHYCSSSHNISTLKIPYACKLLFQELLSMNIVPRLSLKHYTDE, from the exons ATGATAGTAATGGAATTTGAAACATTGGGAAACAAAACAGGAAACCTGGAAGATGTTTCCAGGCCAGTCAAGACAGTTGAG gATAAATGGAAACTGCTACCAGCATTTTTAAAG GTGAAAGGACTTGTCAAGCAACACATTGATTCCTTTAATTACTTCATAAATGTGGAT ATAAAGAAGATTGTTAAAGCAAATGAGAAGATCACCACTGATGCTGATCCAGTGTGGTATCTAAAATACCTGAACATATACGTTGGAAGTCCTGATGTGGAGGAATCTTTTAATATCACTAAACCCATCTCACCTCATGAG TGCCGCTTACGGGATATGACATACTCAGCACCAATAACGGTTGACATTGAGTACACTAGAGGCAGTCAG CGTGTGGTGAGGCATAACCTGCCAGTGGGGAG aATGCCTATAATGCTTCGCAGTTCTAACTGTGTATTGACTGGTAAAAGTCCAGCTGAGTTGGCATCCTTGAATGAGTGCCCTATTGATCCAG gaGGTTACTTTATAGCAAATGGAACAGAAAAGGTGATATTAATTCAAGAACAGTTGTCAAAGAATCGTATCATTGTGGAAGtagacaaaaaaggaaatattggATGTTCTGTTACAAG TTCAACAGCTGAAAGGAAAAGTAGAACAAGTATTGTGACCAAACAGAACAAGTTTTGTTTGAAACATAATGCTATGTCAGAG GATGTCCCTGTTGTTGTGATCTTCAAAGCCATGGGAATGGAATGTGAACAAGAAATCGTTCAAATGGTTGGCTGTGAGGAGGAAGTGATCTCAACATTTGCTCCATCTCTTGAGGAATGTCACAAACTAAATATTTACACACAATTACAG GCTTTGCAGTATGTTGGATCCAAAGTGCGTCAGCGTGCAACTTGGGGGAAGAGCAGAACTAAAGTGGAGGAGGCAAGGGAGTTGTTAGCAGGAGTTATGCTCGCTCATGTTCCG gtTATCAAATATGATTTCAAAGCCAAGTGTGTATTCTTAGCTCTGATGGTGCGTAGAGTCATTCTAGCGTGCAGCGACGAG GCCCATGTAGATGACCGTGATTACTATGGTAACAAGCGGCTGGAACTCGCAGGCCAG CTTCTGTCTCTTCTCTTCGAGGACTTGTTCAAGAGATTTAATGCAGAG cttAAGAAAATTGCAGACCAAACAATTCCAAAACCAAGAGCTGCCCAG TTTGACATCGTGAAGCACATGCGTCAGGATCAAATTACCCATGGTCTGGTTCATGCAATCACCTCG GGTAATTGGATCATAAAGAGATTTAACATGAATCGTGCGGGGGTCACACAG gTTCTTTCGCGGCTTTCATTTATTTCTGCTCTTGGAATGATGACAAGGATAAGCAGTCAG TTTGAAAAGACCCGTAAAGTTAGTGGTCCTCGGTCGCTGCAGCCATCTCAGTGGGGAATGTTGTGCCCATCGGACACCCCTGAAGGAGAG GCCTGTGGCTTAGTGAAGAATCTTGCATTGATGACACATATTACCACAGACCAGAATGAAGAACCCATTATTCGCCTAGCTTATAATTTGGGAGTAGAG AATTTGAATATGTTGTCCGGCGAGGAGATAAGCCATCCTTCAGTTTATCTTGTGTTCCTGAACG GTAACATTCTTGGTGTTGTAAAGAACTACAAGCGCTTGGTTGAAACGTTCCGTCTAATGAGGAGAG CTGGTTACATCAGTGAATTTGTCTCCATTTGCCCAAATCACCAGCACAG ATTTGTTAACATTGCATCTGATGGAGGACGAGTTTGCAG GCCTTACATTATTGTTAAGAATGGAAAACCTAAAGTGACTGATCAACACATTCAAGAACTCGTGCAAGGTTTCAG GAGCTTCGAAGATTTCTTACATGATGGTCTAGTTGAGTATCTAGATGTCAACGAGGAAAATGACTGCGCAATTTCTTTGTACGAGAAGGAAATTACAAA GGAGACAACACATCTGGAGATAGAACCGTTCACGCTGCTAGGGGTATGTGCTGGCCTTATACCATATCCTCACCACAATCAGTCTCCTCGGAACACTTACCAGTGTGCTATGGGCAAACAAGCTATGG GTTCCATTGGGTACAACCAGCGTAACAG aATAGACACGCTGTTGTATTTCCTGTGTTACCCTCAGGTGCCATTGGTGAGAACAAAG ACTATAGACTTGATCCAATTCGACAAGCTGCCGGCtg GTCAAAATGCAACAGTGGCTGTTATGAGTTACAGTGGTTATGATATTGAG gatgCACTGATACTAAACAAAGCGTCTGTTGACAGAG GGTTTGGACGCTGCTTGGTATACAGGAAGCAAACGTGTTTGTTAAAAAGATACGCGAATCAG ACATTTGATCGTGTTATGG GTCCCAGTAGAGATGCAGCGACGGGTGAGGTAATCTGGAGACACAGAGCTCTTGACGCTGATGGAATTTGCGCTCCAG GTGAGAGGgttgaaaacaaacaagttCTCATCAACAAATCCATGCCTGTTGTCACTGCTTCAGGGCTTCAGCCAG TGACACCAGGTCAACCACCTCCCCAACCTGAATACAGAGATGTACCAGTGTC GTACAAAGGGCCAAAAGATATTTACATTGAGCGTGTGCTGGTGACTTCAAATGCTGAAGAG GCATTCCTCATAAAGATTCTTCAAAGACAGACGCGGAGACCGGAGATTGGGGACAAGTTCAGCAGTAGACACGGCCAGAAGGG cGTTTGTGGTTTAATCGTTAATCAAGAAGATATGCCTTTTACTGATTTG ggtaTTTGTCCTGATATT ATCATGAACCCGCACGGCTTTCCATCGCGGATGACTGTTGGAAAACTGATAGAGTTGATGGCAGGCAAAGCTGGGGTCCTCGAAGGACACTTCGGTTATGGAACAG CATTTGGAGGCGACAAAGTGGAGGATGTTTGTGGTGCTCTTGTAGACCATGGCTTTAATTACTCTGGCAAGGAATTTGTCACGTCTGGTATTACAGG GGAGCCATTAACAGCATATATATTCTTCGGTCCGGTATATTATCAGAAACTCAAACACATGGTGTTGGATAAGATGCATGCCCGTGCTAAG GGTCCCCGAGCTGTGCTGACCAGACAACCAACAGAAGGACGATCACG GGACGGCGGATTAAGGCTGGGAGAGATGGAGCGAGACTGTTTGATAGCTTACGGTGCCAG CATGCTCCTTCTTGAAAGACTAATGATATCAAGTGACGCCTTTGAAGTAGACGTGTGCAGCGAGTGTGGCCTTATGGGATACTCAGGATG gtgtCATTACTGTTCATCTTCTCACAATATTTCAACTCTAAAAATACCTTACGCTTGTAAACTTCTGTTCCAAGAACTTTTGTCCATGAACATAGTACCGCGGCTATCGCTAAAACACTACACGGATGAGTGA
- the LOC131777346 gene encoding galaxin: MTQLNFLSGVIVFVLLAMVSESHCQLNQTASPLRLLPTCGGIKYDPRTQLCCSGVISSRNGSKNACCGNTSYNTRTHLCCSRTLHPRFFGKVHASCCGEQSYNPLSQGCCRTRALTVYNRSTEACCSRKIVPNPTGILFPSCCLTSPYNPKTQACCGGSVVSRPSRDCGPTSCCGSTLIFSTYQICCAGTIISRPTLYARCCGTAAYNPYKEACCFGKIVPNPTGVSHPNCCGTRPYNPSRHVCCSGRIIPKPWGLTSALCCGNSLYNPKTQGCCGTLLYDPGLQECCRPGLVQQKGCCKPGYSSALTKRTNPAEN, from the exons ATGACACAGTTAAATTTTCTGTCAGGAGTCATCGTTTTTGTTCTCTTGGCCATGG TTTCAGAGAGCCATTGTCAACTGAATCAGACTGCGAGCCCGTTAAGACTTCTCCCAACTTGTGGTGGGATAAAATATGACCCAAGGACACAGCTTTGCTGTTCAGGTGTCATATCATCCAGGAATGGCTCTAAAAATGCTTGCTGTGGAAATACTTCATACAACACCAGAACACATTTATGTTGTTCTCGCACACTTCATCCAAGATTCTTTGGCAAAGTACATGCTTCATGTTGTGG GGAGCAAAGCTACAACCCTTTAAGTCAAGGTTGCTGTAGAACTAGAGCGCTGACTGTTTATAACAGAAGTACAGAG GCTTGTTGCTCCCGGAAAATTGTGCCTAACCCAACCGGTATACTATTTCCAAGTTGCTGTTTAACCAGTCCGTACAACCCAAAGACTCAA GCATGCTGTGGGGGAAGTGTTGTTAGTAGGCCGAGCCGAGACTGCGGACCGACGAGCTGTTGTGGCAGCACACTAATCTTCTCCACTTATCAGATTTGCTGCGCTGGAACGATCATATCTAGGCCAACACTGTACGCGCGGTGCTGTGGAACTGCAGCTTATAACCCATACAAAGAG GCCTGTTGCTTCGGGAAAATCGTTCCTAACCCAACGGGTGTATCACATCCAAATTGCTGTGGAACTCGTCCGTATAACCCAAGCCGTCAT GTTTGTTGTTCTGGGAGAATCATACCTAAACCATGGGGTTTAACTTCTGCACTTTGCTGTGGAAACAGTCTGTATAACCCAAAGACCCAG GGTTGCTGTGGAACTCTCCTGTACGATCCAGGTCTTCAGGAGTGCTGCCGACCAGGGTTAGTTCAGCAAAAAGGCTGCTGCAAGCCAGGATACTCCAGTGCCCTTACAAAACGCACCAATCCGGCTGAGAATTGA
- the LOC131777348 gene encoding galaxin-like: MRQRGTKKFLSKIVNLNQESFLGVFRSARYNPTTEGCCAWRQPYSTSTQLCCGGTVVHKIKGSACCGKRVYDTNTQVCCGGVVHPKPSHGPVSCCGTTVIFSNYQRCCGNRVYNPSTQVCCSGVISKKPHGVSTPGCCKTLPYNPNTQVCCSGVISKRPHGVSNPRCCKTLPYNPNTQVCCSGVISSKPFRVSNPSCCKTTPYNPITQVCCGGSVFTNKLCCGSVGYNSNTHCCRSGFVQPNSCCYGNSPFSPCLIPH; the protein is encoded by the exons ATGCGTcagcgtggaacaaagaaattTCTGAGCAAGATAGTAAATCTCAATCAGGAATCTTTTTTGGGGGTCTTTAGATCTGCACGCTATAATCCCACCACCGAAGGATGCTGTGCTTGGAGACAGCCATATTCTACCTCTACTCAACTCTGCTGTGGAGGAACGGTTGTTCATAAAATCAAAGGCTCTGCCTGCTGTGGAAAAAGAGTTTATGACACCAACACCCAG GTATGCTGTGGTGGTGTTGTTCATCCCAAACCAAGCCATGGACCGGTGAGCTGTTGTGGCACCACAGTGATCTTCTCCAATTATCAACGTTGCTGCGGCAATAGAGTGTATAACCCATCAACTCAG GTTTGCTGCTCAGGAGTAATCTCCAAAAAACCACACGGTGTATCAACTCCAGGATGCTGTAAAACCCTACCCTACAACCCAAACACTCAA GTTTGTTGCTCAGGAGTAATCTCCAAAAGACCACACGGTGTATCAAATCCAAGATGCTGTAAAACCCTACCCTACAACCCAAACACTCAA GTTTGTTGCTCAGGAGTAATCTCAAGTAAACCATTTCGTGTATCAAATCCAAGCTGCTGTAAGACCACACCCTATAACCCAATCACTCAA GTCTGCTGTGGAGGCAGCGTATTTACCAACAAGCTTTGCTGCGGATCTGTAGGGTATAATTCAAATACCCACTGCTGCAGATCAGGCTTCGTTCAACCTAACAGCTGCTGCTATGGAAACTCACCGTTTTCACCCTGTCTCATACCACATTGA